A region of the Acanthopagrus latus isolate v.2019 chromosome 18, fAcaLat1.1, whole genome shotgun sequence genome:
TGTTACacagggagaggggaggggcaCCTGCCTTATTTATAGTTCACATTGGGTGTTGTTCTTGTTTAACTTGGCTGTTGTTTCCCTTTAATTACTTCTGGAGGTCAGAGCCACCAGTTTTATCCCTGAAAGTGCAGAGGAGGAATAAATCTTCACTCACGGTAGAAGATGTACTGCGCGTAATTGGACCAGACCTTGTCGTCCGCGTAATGACCGATGGAGGACGCGGTCAGGGACGAGTTGCAGGCCACGATGTGAAAGCCGCTCTCTGACAGCATGTCAAAAGCTCTCTCCAGGTGCCTGAACTTGAGGTAAAACCTGCAGGTGTAGCGGTCCGGCGGTCTGTCAAAGTCCCTGTTCTCATTCAGGGTGTCTCCAAACACCTCTTTGGCCAAGCCGatcctgctgctgatgaagatccTCGGCAACTTTTTGGCTTTGGCATCACTTTGactttctctgcctcccccgGCGCAAGCGCCTCTGAAGGCGACCGTGATGTAGCCGTACCTCCTGTCCAAGGAGTAAGAGGGGTAAAACCTCTGGTCGCTGCCCAGCGACACATCATCGTAATCACTGTAGTTCAAGTCGTCTGGGAACAGTTTTGAATCATCGGACGATAAAAGTTTGGCCAGTTCTGGCAGCTGGAAGTATTCCGCCTCTCTTCTCAACCTTCCTCGCTCGGGGAAGTGGTCAGGGAGGACAACTTGCTTGTCTCTAAGATAATCCAGGACATACCTAAACAGAAAGCCGTCTCTGTCGATGAAATAACGTCCTCTCAGGTCCCGGGACAAGTCGTTCGAAGACCCCTTCTTGTTAGAGAAAAGCTTCCCAA
Encoded here:
- the LOC119007506 gene encoding BTB/POZ domain-containing protein KCTD16-like, whose product is MALSENCKTQPAKEQGSVQNPPSDVIELNVGGQVYYTRYATLTTFPNSLLGKLFSNKKGSSNDLSRDLRGRYFIDRDGFLFRYVLDYLRDKQVVLPDHFPERGRLRREAEYFQLPELAKLLSSDDSKLFPDDLNYSDYDDVSLGSDQRFYPSYSLDRRYGYITVAFRGACAGGGRESQSDAKAKKLPRIFISSRIGLAKEVFGDTLNENRDFDRPPDRYTCRFYLKFRHLERAFDMLSESGFHIVACNSSLTASSIGHYADDKVWSNYAQYIFYRGPSRWMSSHCDCCCKSHKSEREGESGTSFNELSTSCSETQSEASSPQGTVICGPVSRRSNAQTLDRPMPKGPIHMLQQAEMRRKTDMLRVRTFGVREREAAKRKANKEKMTPEQELEKCIQDFRRIRIPDRFPERKYIWQSELLRKYRL